A single Crateriforma conspicua DNA region contains:
- a CDS encoding SDR family oxidoreductase, producing MTKIAVTSASGKLGGAIVRAAAEIVGPVNVIGLARTPSKAESLGIEIRPGDYEKPDDLKQSLQGIDAVLLVSGMDAPDKRIGQHRNVIEAAKQSGVQKLVYTSIQGAEQSTAFSPVVHSNRQTETDVRESGLRWVIGRNGIYIEPDVEYIDTYKQRGEIANCAGDGQCGYTTRPELAYAYARMLTKSKHDGQTYNLHGEAITQQQLADYLNAAFGTNLSYRAMSVDEYRKDRVDELGEFMGNIIAGIYEGIRNGAVDNPSDFLAAAGREHQTWQSYFDQLKTHAVT from the coding sequence ATGACGAAAATCGCAGTCACCTCCGCTAGCGGAAAACTGGGCGGTGCCATCGTTCGGGCCGCCGCTGAAATCGTCGGACCCGTTAACGTGATCGGCTTGGCGCGGACACCCTCCAAAGCCGAATCGTTGGGAATCGAAATCCGCCCCGGAGATTACGAGAAACCCGATGACTTGAAACAGTCACTACAGGGCATCGATGCGGTTCTGTTGGTTTCAGGGATGGACGCGCCGGATAAACGCATCGGTCAACATCGCAACGTGATCGAAGCCGCCAAGCAGTCGGGGGTTCAGAAGCTGGTTTACACCAGTATTCAGGGAGCCGAACAATCGACCGCGTTTTCGCCCGTCGTTCACAGCAACCGACAGACCGAGACGGATGTGCGCGAAAGCGGATTGCGCTGGGTGATCGGTCGCAACGGAATCTACATCGAACCGGATGTCGAATACATCGACACGTACAAGCAACGTGGCGAAATCGCGAACTGCGCCGGTGACGGTCAATGCGGCTACACGACGCGACCGGAACTGGCTTATGCGTACGCACGGATGCTAACGAAATCCAAACACGACGGCCAAACTTATAACCTGCACGGCGAAGCGATCACCCAGCAACAGTTGGCTGACTATCTGAACGCTGCCTTTGGAACGAATCTGAGCTATCGGGCGATGTCCGTGGATGAATATCGCAAGGACCGTGTCGACGAACTAGGGGAATTCATGGGAAATATCATTGCGGGGATCTACGAGGGCATCCGAAACGGAGCAGTCGACAATCCCAGTGATTTCCTGGCGGCCGCCGGTCGCGAACACCAGACTTGGCAGTCCTATTTTGACCAACTGAAAACCCACGCGGTCACCTGA
- a CDS encoding MarR family winged helix-turn-helix transcriptional regulator — MANQQRPGFLISRLAYLFRLRIEQVLAENDSELSSEESALLMVLVESGKPLRRGEFAEIMLRDKTTITRQLDGLVAKGLVKRQKDPQDGRAVLISPTAKGRRQIERLLPPFRQLRESLKDGLTMQEWKIAMKAMHQMKDNLIAMEKTAD, encoded by the coding sequence ATGGCGAATCAACAGCGTCCGGGATTCTTGATCAGCCGTTTGGCGTATCTGTTTCGGCTGCGCATCGAACAAGTGCTGGCGGAAAACGATTCGGAACTCTCCTCCGAGGAATCCGCGTTGTTGATGGTGTTGGTGGAATCGGGCAAACCGCTTCGCCGCGGCGAGTTTGCCGAGATCATGCTGCGGGACAAAACCACGATCACTCGCCAGCTGGACGGATTGGTCGCCAAAGGGCTGGTGAAGCGACAGAAAGACCCTCAGGACGGCCGAGCCGTTCTGATTTCACCGACGGCTAAGGGGAGACGTCAGATTGAGCGGCTGTTGCCACCGTTTCGCCAATTGCGGGAGAGCCTGAAGGACGGGCTGACCATGCAAGAATGGAAGATCGCGATGAAGGCGATGCATCAGATGAAAGACAATCTGATTGCGATGGAAAAGACGGCCGACTGA